A portion of the Streptomyces erythrochromogenes genome contains these proteins:
- a CDS encoding acyl-CoA dehydrogenase family protein: MTYAHNPAAHPLLDSVEAAFLEQVVAFAREEIAPGAAERDRIEKGHVDWDTVRKGHALGLLRMAIPRDFGGLGLSQLAIALTLEELASADPGMALVFGATGLFQTPLLICENPRLQEKYLPAFLGPEPVLACNAVAEERNGTDLVLPQQAAHAQDMTVARRSGGEYLLTGTKRYITNAPVATYATVMANLDGAPGSTGLTCFVTELEQDGVTRGEIHDKVGYRTAPAGELILDNARVPEENVIGDENGGWDLNVAIGNLTRVTCAAVATGIARHALDRAVAWAGTRRQGGRLLFEHQMSARKLADMSARVSAARALYLDAVLKADTVIPTPAYEPAVAKLVADRAAIDNADAAMSLIGAAAFQREDGMDRVLRDAYGPRIYEGSPEALALVITGELFGVPEVR; the protein is encoded by the coding sequence ATGACGTACGCGCACAACCCCGCCGCCCACCCGCTGCTCGACTCCGTCGAGGCCGCCTTCCTGGAACAGGTCGTCGCCTTCGCCCGCGAGGAGATCGCCCCCGGTGCCGCCGAGCGCGACCGCATCGAGAAGGGCCACGTCGACTGGGACACCGTCCGCAAGGGCCACGCGCTCGGCCTGCTGCGGATGGCCATCCCGCGCGACTTCGGCGGCCTCGGGCTGAGCCAGCTCGCCATCGCACTGACCCTGGAGGAGCTGGCCTCCGCCGACCCGGGCATGGCCCTGGTCTTCGGTGCCACCGGCCTGTTCCAGACCCCGCTGCTGATCTGCGAGAACCCGCGCCTCCAGGAGAAGTACCTCCCCGCCTTCCTCGGCCCGGAGCCGGTCCTCGCCTGCAACGCGGTCGCCGAGGAGCGCAACGGCACCGACCTGGTCCTGCCGCAGCAGGCGGCCCACGCGCAGGACATGACGGTCGCCCGCCGGTCCGGCGGCGAGTACCTGCTGACCGGCACCAAGCGCTACATCACCAACGCCCCCGTCGCCACGTACGCCACCGTCATGGCGAACCTGGACGGCGCCCCCGGTTCGACCGGACTGACCTGCTTCGTCACCGAGCTCGAACAGGACGGCGTCACCCGCGGCGAGATCCACGACAAGGTGGGCTACCGCACCGCCCCCGCCGGCGAACTGATCCTCGACAACGCCCGCGTGCCGGAAGAGAACGTCATAGGTGACGAGAACGGCGGCTGGGACCTCAACGTCGCCATCGGCAACCTCACCCGCGTCACCTGCGCTGCGGTCGCCACCGGCATCGCGCGCCACGCCCTCGACCGCGCCGTCGCGTGGGCCGGCACCCGCCGGCAGGGCGGCCGGCTGCTCTTCGAGCACCAGATGTCCGCCCGCAAGCTCGCGGACATGTCCGCGCGGGTGTCCGCCGCGCGCGCCCTGTACCTGGACGCGGTGCTGAAGGCCGACACCGTCATCCCGACCCCTGCCTACGAACCCGCCGTCGCGAAGCTGGTGGCCGACCGCGCCGCGATCGACAACGCAGACGCCGCCATGAGCCTCATCGGCGCCGCGGCCTTCCAGCGGGAGGACGGGATGGACCGCGTCCTGCGCGACGCCTACGGCCCCCGCATCTACGAAGGCAGCCCGGAAGCGCTCGCGCTGGTCATCACCGGCGAGCTGTTCGGCGTCCCGGAGGTCCGGTGA
- a CDS encoding MFS transporter yields the protein MTEQTLAPQAAEQDAPGTPAPAPGKAPWTTLVVVGVAQLMVMLDSTVVNVALPSIGAQLPADQTALQWTISGYVLMLGSLLLFGGRVSDVFGRRRTFLTGLAVFAVASVLCGIAGNQELLVAGRAVQGAGAALLSAAALSIILEVYQDEEQRKIALTAWSGLGVIGATIGVVLGGLIVTAISWRWAFLINIPVSIAAGFGALRSMPALNTSSGRKLRLPSAIVSTAGLAALSFGLIRLHEGFGDPTAWISIGAAAVLLAAVTFMEIGQADPLLPLHLLRKPTYWLSSVGLLLVASVMISSSFLASMYFQRVHEMSAFATGLSLLPMGLAALVVALVAPSLANALGLGGMYAAGAALQLVGTGILATGTDSVALTIVALAVIGAGLPACFVPLFGIGTSHVKVEESGVGSGLLNTFNETGAALGIAVIGTILATSVDSRLDGGGSVADATTEGVANGFLALAVCSGVAIVIALALRSLTRAPAGAEA from the coding sequence CGGCCCCCGGCAAGGCCCCCTGGACCACTCTGGTGGTGGTCGGCGTCGCCCAGCTGATGGTCATGCTGGACTCGACGGTCGTGAACGTGGCCCTTCCCTCGATCGGCGCCCAGCTGCCCGCGGATCAGACCGCCCTGCAGTGGACGATCAGCGGGTACGTCCTGATGCTCGGCAGCCTGCTGCTCTTCGGCGGCCGCGTCTCCGACGTCTTCGGACGCCGTCGCACCTTCCTCACCGGCCTCGCCGTCTTCGCCGTGGCCTCCGTGCTCTGCGGCATCGCGGGCAACCAGGAACTGCTCGTCGCGGGCCGCGCGGTACAGGGCGCCGGCGCCGCACTGCTCTCCGCGGCCGCCCTGTCGATCATCCTGGAGGTCTACCAGGACGAGGAGCAGCGCAAGATCGCGCTGACCGCCTGGAGCGGCCTCGGCGTGATCGGCGCGACCATCGGCGTGGTGCTCGGCGGCCTGATCGTCACGGCGATCAGCTGGCGCTGGGCCTTCCTGATCAACATCCCGGTCAGCATCGCCGCCGGCTTCGGCGCCCTGCGCAGCATGCCCGCCCTCAACACGAGCAGCGGCCGCAAGCTGCGGCTGCCGTCGGCGATCGTGTCCACCGCCGGACTCGCCGCCCTGTCCTTCGGCCTCATCCGGCTGCACGAGGGGTTCGGCGACCCGACGGCCTGGATCAGCATCGGCGCCGCCGCCGTCCTGCTCGCCGCGGTCACGTTCATGGAGATCGGCCAGGCCGACCCGCTGCTCCCGCTCCACCTGCTGCGCAAGCCCACCTACTGGCTGTCCAGCGTCGGCCTGCTCCTGGTGGCCAGCGTGATGATCAGCAGCTCCTTCCTGGCCAGCATGTACTTCCAGCGGGTCCACGAGATGAGCGCCTTCGCCACCGGACTCTCCCTGCTCCCCATGGGCCTGGCCGCCCTCGTCGTCGCACTGGTCGCGCCGTCGCTGGCGAACGCCCTGGGCCTGGGCGGGATGTACGCGGCCGGAGCCGCCCTCCAGCTGGTCGGCACGGGCATCCTGGCGACCGGTACCGACAGCGTCGCGCTCACCATCGTCGCGCTGGCCGTGATCGGCGCCGGGCTGCCCGCCTGCTTCGTTCCGCTCTTCGGCATCGGCACCTCGCACGTCAAGGTGGAGGAGTCGGGCGTCGGCTCCGGCCTGCTCAACACCTTCAACGAGACCGGCGCCGCCCTCGGCATCGCCGTCATCGGCACCATCCTCGCGACCTCGGTCGACAGCCGGCTCGACGGCGGCGGCTCGGTCGCGGACGCGACCACCGAGGGCGTCGCCAACGGATTCCTGGCCCTGGCCGTCTGCTCCGGCGTCGCCATCGTGATCGCGCTCGCGCTGCGGTCGCTGACCCGCGCCCCGGCGGGCGCCGAGGCCTGA